One Herbaspirillum rubrisubalbicans genomic window carries:
- the hmgA gene encoding homogentisate 1,2-dioxygenase yields MNTVTDSAVSHHVHTRGYQSGFGNEFATEALPGALPAHQNSPQQVAYGLYAEQISGTAFTAPRGHNRRSWLYRIRPAAVHHPFEAMPRGLLVSHFDDVAAPPNQLRWDPQPMPTVPTDFIEGLVTVAGNGSPQAQSGCAIHLYAANCSMTDRFFYSADGEWLIVPQLGRLQLRTEMGVLDIEPQEIAVIPRGVRFQVRLPDGEARGYICENFGALLRLPDLGPLGSNGLANPRDFATPHAWYEDREGDFQLIAKFGGNLWQARIGHSPLDVVAWHGNYAPYKYDLRHFNTIGSISYDHPDPSIFLVLQSQSDTPGVDTIDFVIFPPRWLAAEHTFRPPWFHRNVASEYMGLITGQYDAKEGGGFVPGGGSLHNCMSGHGPDAATFEKASRIDTTQPNKVDHTMAFMFETRNILCPTRHALDTPTLQRDYQDCWLGIQKNFNPERA; encoded by the coding sequence ATGAATACCGTCACCGATTCCGCCGTCAGCCATCACGTGCATACCCGTGGCTACCAATCCGGCTTCGGCAATGAGTTCGCCACTGAAGCGCTGCCGGGCGCCTTGCCGGCGCACCAGAATTCGCCGCAGCAGGTGGCCTATGGCTTGTATGCCGAACAGATTTCCGGCACCGCCTTCACCGCCCCGCGTGGCCACAATCGCCGCTCCTGGCTATATCGCATCCGACCGGCAGCCGTGCATCATCCCTTCGAGGCCATGCCGCGCGGTCTGCTGGTGAGCCACTTCGACGACGTGGCAGCGCCGCCCAACCAGTTGCGCTGGGATCCGCAACCCATGCCCACGGTCCCCACCGATTTCATCGAAGGCCTGGTCACCGTGGCCGGCAATGGCTCGCCGCAGGCACAGAGTGGCTGCGCCATCCACCTGTACGCGGCCAATTGCTCGATGACCGATCGCTTCTTCTATTCGGCCGATGGCGAGTGGCTGATCGTGCCGCAATTGGGGCGGCTGCAATTGCGCACCGAAATGGGCGTGCTCGACATCGAACCCCAGGAAATCGCCGTCATCCCGCGCGGTGTGCGTTTCCAGGTGCGCCTGCCGGATGGTGAGGCACGCGGCTACATCTGCGAGAACTTCGGCGCGCTGCTGCGTCTGCCCGATCTCGGCCCGCTGGGCTCCAACGGCTTGGCCAATCCGCGTGATTTCGCCACCCCGCACGCCTGGTACGAAGACCGCGAAGGCGACTTCCAGTTGATCGCCAAGTTCGGCGGCAACCTGTGGCAGGCCCGCATCGGTCATTCGCCGCTGGACGTGGTGGCCTGGCACGGCAACTACGCGCCTTACAAGTACGACCTGCGTCACTTCAACACCATCGGCTCGATCAGCTACGACCATCCCGACCCGTCGATCTTCCTGGTGCTGCAATCGCAGAGCGACACGCCCGGCGTGGATACCATCGACTTCGTGATCTTCCCGCCGCGCTGGCTGGCCGCCGAACACACCTTCCGCCCGCCCTGGTTCCACCGCAACGTGGCCAGCGAATACATGGGTCTGATTACCGGGCAATACGACGCCAAGGAAGGCGGCGGCTTTGTGCCCGGTGGCGGCAGCCTGCATAATTGCATGAGCGGCCATGGACCGGACGCGGCTACCTTCGAGAAAGCCAGCCGCATCGATACCACCCAGCCGAACAAGGTGGACCACACCATGGCCTTCATGTTCGAGACCCGCAACATCCTTTGCCCGACCCGCCATGCCCTGGACACGCCGACCTTGCAGCGTGATTACCAGGACTGCTGGCTGGGCATCCAGAAGAACTTCAACCCGGAGCGCGCATGA
- a CDS encoding MaoC family dehydratase: protein MNALNYLEDFHPGQVFRSPGTITVEADAIKQFAAQFDPQPFHLDEQAAQQSFFRGLAASGWHTAALTMRLLVDTLHIQGGLIGAGFDEFRWPRPTRPADVLRLEAEVLAIQTSQSKPKQGFLNHRVTTYNQHDEPVLIMTGNLLVPRRPQG from the coding sequence GTGAACGCACTCAACTATCTGGAAGACTTCCACCCCGGCCAGGTGTTCCGCTCGCCGGGTACGATCACCGTGGAGGCCGACGCCATCAAGCAATTCGCCGCCCAGTTCGATCCCCAGCCCTTCCATCTGGATGAGCAGGCGGCCCAGCAGAGCTTCTTCCGGGGACTGGCCGCCAGTGGCTGGCATACCGCCGCGCTGACCATGCGCCTGCTGGTCGATACCCTGCACATCCAGGGCGGGCTGATCGGTGCCGGCTTCGATGAATTCCGCTGGCCGCGTCCGACCCGGCCCGCTGACGTATTACGGCTGGAAGCCGAGGTGCTGGCCATCCAGACTTCGCAATCCAAACCCAAGCAGGGCTTCCTCAACCACCGTGTGACCACCTACAACCAGCACGATGAGCCGGTGCTGATCATGACCGGCAACCTGCTGGTGCCGCGTCGCCCCCAGGGCTGA
- the fahA gene encoding fumarylacetoacetase produces MSLPSLKLNETHDTELRSWVESANAENCPFPLQNLPYGVFRRTGSEENFRAGVAIGNQILDLPAAQAAGAFSGYDEATRAAAHAACSGSTLNALMALDTAAWSALRLALSRLLRSGSPHQTELAACLVPQAQAEYDVPAAIGDYTDFYTSIHHATTVGKLFRPDNPLLPNYKWVPIGYHGRASSIAISGQQFRRPVGQTKAPDADTPSFGPCKRLDYELEMGIFIGTGNALGEPVPMSQAEDKVFGLCLLNDWSARDVQAWEYQPLGPFLSKSFASTISPWIVTLEALAPYRCGWTRPAEDPQPLPYLDAPTLRESGALDIELEVLIQTAAMREAGTAPQRLSLGNYRDAYWSVAQLVTHHTVNGCNLRPGDFLGTGTLSGPQPEEAGSLLELSTGGKAPLTLANGQQRVFLEDGDTIFLRAAARRAGRPIIGFGEAAGTVLPARHLD; encoded by the coding sequence ATGAGCCTGCCTAGCCTGAAACTGAACGAAACCCACGACACCGAGCTGCGTAGCTGGGTAGAGAGTGCCAATGCGGAAAACTGTCCTTTTCCGCTCCAGAATCTGCCTTACGGCGTGTTTCGCCGCACTGGCAGTGAAGAAAACTTCCGGGCTGGCGTGGCCATCGGCAACCAGATCCTGGACCTGCCCGCGGCCCAGGCCGCCGGTGCCTTCTCCGGCTACGACGAAGCCACCCGCGCCGCCGCCCATGCAGCTTGCAGCGGCAGCACCCTCAATGCGCTGATGGCCCTGGATACGGCAGCCTGGTCGGCCCTGCGGCTGGCGTTGTCGCGCCTGCTGCGCAGCGGCTCGCCGCACCAGACCGAACTGGCTGCCTGCCTGGTGCCGCAAGCCCAGGCCGAGTACGACGTACCGGCGGCCATCGGCGACTACACCGACTTCTACACGTCGATTCATCACGCCACCACGGTGGGCAAGCTGTTCCGTCCTGACAATCCACTCTTGCCCAACTATAAGTGGGTACCCATCGGCTATCACGGCCGCGCCTCCTCCATCGCCATCTCCGGCCAGCAGTTCCGCCGCCCGGTGGGCCAGACCAAGGCGCCCGATGCCGATACCCCCAGCTTCGGTCCCTGCAAGCGGCTGGATTACGAACTGGAAATGGGCATCTTCATCGGCACCGGCAATGCCCTGGGCGAACCGGTACCGATGAGCCAGGCCGAGGACAAGGTGTTCGGCCTGTGCCTGTTGAATGACTGGTCGGCACGCGATGTGCAGGCTTGGGAATACCAGCCGCTGGGGCCTTTCCTGTCCAAGAGCTTCGCCTCCACCATCTCGCCCTGGATCGTCACGCTCGAAGCGCTGGCGCCCTACCGCTGTGGCTGGACCCGTCCGGCCGAGGATCCGCAACCCTTGCCCTACCTGGATGCGCCGACCCTGCGCGAGAGCGGCGCCTTGGATATCGAACTGGAAGTGCTGATCCAGACCGCGGCCATGCGTGAAGCCGGCACTGCGCCGCAGCGGCTGTCGCTGGGCAACTATCGTGATGCCTACTGGAGCGTGGCGCAACTGGTCACGCATCACACCGTCAATGGCTGCAACCTGCGCCCGGGCGACTTTCTGGGCACGGGGACGCTGTCCGGTCCCCAGCCCGAAGAAGCAGGATCGCTATTGGAACTGAGCACCGGCGGCAAGGCGCCACTGACCCTGGCCAATGGCCAGCAGCGTGTGTTCTTGGAAGATGGTGACACCATCTTCCTGCGTGCGGCGGCACGTCGCGCTGGCCGACCCATCATCGGCTTTGGCGAAGCGGCCGGCACCGTGCTGCCCGCACGCCACCTGGACTGA
- the maiA gene encoding maleylacetoacetate isomerase, whose translation MTTLYSYFRSSASYRVRIALNLKGVAYETAAVHLLNQGGEQLLPAFTQVNPHALVPVLADQGRLLTQSMAMLEYLEERYPTPALLPGDAFQRAHIRELALAIACEIHPLNNLRVLRYLKHQLAVDEAQKTAWIQHWIKLGFSALEQQLAADTTRGHFCVGDAPTMADCFLVPQIFNARRFEVDMAPYPTLCAIDAACNALPAFQQAHPAQQPDAA comes from the coding sequence ATGACTACCTTGTACAGCTATTTCCGCAGCTCGGCCTCCTACCGGGTGCGCATCGCCCTGAATCTCAAGGGCGTAGCCTACGAGACGGCCGCGGTGCACCTGTTGAACCAGGGCGGCGAGCAATTGCTGCCGGCCTTCACGCAAGTCAATCCGCACGCGCTGGTGCCGGTGCTGGCTGATCAAGGGCGCTTGCTCACGCAATCGATGGCCATGCTGGAATATCTGGAAGAGCGCTATCCTACCCCCGCGTTGCTGCCGGGTGACGCCTTCCAGCGCGCCCACATCCGCGAACTGGCTCTGGCCATTGCCTGCGAAATCCATCCGCTGAACAACCTGCGCGTGCTGCGTTACCTGAAGCACCAACTGGCGGTGGACGAAGCCCAGAAAACCGCGTGGATCCAGCATTGGATCAAGCTCGGCTTTAGCGCGCTGGAGCAGCAGCTGGCCGCTGATACCACGCGCGGTCATTTCTGCGTGGGCGATGCCCCGACCATGGCCGATTGCTTCCTGGTGCCGCAGATCTTCAATGCCCGCCGCTTCGAGGTGGACATGGCACCATACCCCACGCTATGCGCCATCGACGCCGCCTGCAATGCCTTGCCGGCCTTCCAGCAGGCGCATCCGGCGCAACAGCCGGACGCCGCCTGA
- a CDS encoding MFS transporter, with product MSIHASGALPTVHVDQVVEQGRFGAFQFSLLLLCGLCLIIDGFDVQAMGYVAPAIIADWGVSKASLGPVFGAGLLGMLLGSLVLTPVGDRYGRRPVLIVSTLFFAVCMLVTPLVSSLDQLLVVRFITGFGLGSIMPNAMALVGEFSPSSSRVTRMMLVSCGFTVGAAAGGFVSAALIPHHGWHSVFWVGGAVPLVLGLAMLVWLPESIQFLVLHRRPHAQVARWLRKLDPAIVIDDKSNIVVKEAKAEGMPVAALFRDGRAGVTVLLWVISFMNLINLYFLSNWLPTLIHDAGYSTSTAVLIATSLQVGGVIGTLSLGRFIHRFGFTRVLGVCFLLACLSIALIGKVAAIPELLFVAVIVAGFCIVGGQPAVNALAGTFYPTTLRSTGIGWALGIGRIGSVVGPVIGGQLIALQWSNGSLFVAAAIPALISALTITRLHRRSQGVSA from the coding sequence ATGAGTATCCACGCAAGTGGCGCTCTCCCCACGGTCCATGTAGACCAGGTGGTGGAGCAGGGCCGGTTCGGCGCTTTCCAGTTCAGCCTGTTGCTGCTGTGCGGCCTGTGCCTGATCATCGATGGTTTCGACGTGCAGGCCATGGGCTACGTGGCCCCGGCCATCATCGCCGACTGGGGCGTGAGCAAGGCCAGCCTGGGGCCGGTGTTCGGCGCCGGCCTGTTGGGCATGTTGCTGGGCTCGCTGGTGTTGACCCCGGTGGGTGATCGCTATGGCCGGCGCCCGGTCCTGATCGTGTCCACGCTCTTCTTTGCTGTTTGCATGTTGGTCACGCCCCTGGTCAGCAGCCTGGATCAACTGCTGGTGGTGCGCTTCATCACCGGCTTCGGGCTGGGCAGCATCATGCCCAATGCGATGGCGCTGGTGGGGGAGTTCAGTCCTTCGTCTTCACGCGTGACCCGCATGATGCTGGTGTCCTGCGGCTTTACCGTGGGAGCTGCTGCCGGTGGCTTCGTCAGTGCCGCGCTGATCCCGCACCACGGCTGGCATTCGGTGTTCTGGGTCGGTGGCGCGGTGCCGCTGGTGCTGGGCCTGGCCATGCTGGTCTGGCTGCCCGAATCGATCCAGTTCCTGGTGTTGCATCGCCGCCCGCACGCCCAGGTGGCCCGCTGGTTGCGCAAGCTCGATCCGGCCATCGTCATCGATGACAAGAGCAACATCGTGGTCAAGGAAGCCAAGGCCGAAGGGATGCCGGTGGCCGCCCTGTTTCGCGATGGCCGCGCTGGGGTGACCGTGCTGCTGTGGGTCATCAGCTTCATGAACCTGATCAACCTGTATTTCCTCTCCAACTGGCTGCCCACGCTGATCCATGACGCCGGCTATTCCACCAGCACGGCGGTGCTGATCGCTACCTCGCTGCAAGTGGGCGGCGTGATCGGTACCTTGTCCCTGGGCCGCTTCATCCATCGCTTTGGCTTTACCCGCGTGCTGGGTGTGTGCTTCCTGCTGGCCTGCCTTTCCATTGCTCTGATCGGCAAGGTGGCTGCGATCCCGGAATTGCTGTTCGTGGCGGTGATCGTGGCCGGCTTTTGCATCGTCGGCGGCCAGCCGGCCGTCAATGCGCTGGCCGGTACCTTCTACCCGACCACGCTGCGCTCCACCGGCATCGGCTGGGCGCTGGGCATCGGCCGCATCGGTTCGGTGGTGGGCCCGGTCATCGGCGGTCAATTGATCGCCTTGCAGTGGAGCAATGGATCGCTGTTCGTCGCCGCCGCCATCCCGGCCCTCATTTCCGCGCTGACCATCACGCGCTTGCATCGTCGTTCCCAAGGAGTTTCTGCATGA